One window of Thermocoleostomius sinensis A174 genomic DNA carries:
- a CDS encoding DUF554 domain-containing protein, translating to MSIDFWAKTSGTWINAITVLLGTALGLALSGRLPAQMQQIITQGLGLITLFIGLTMANSLTQAQAGQIDGVIVGLLAIVVGGLLGEWWRLEEGLTKIGNWLKRRFKGKGSFTEGFVAASLLFCIGPLTLIGSLNNGLTGDNTLLTLKAAMDGLAAIALTSSYGIGVGFSILVILVYQGGLSLLAGSLAQTLPDPATAPPVLLLTGVGGLMILGLGLGLLQIAQIRVASFLPALLLSPVLWWLADRLT from the coding sequence ATGTCGATCGACTTTTGGGCAAAGACCAGCGGTACGTGGATCAATGCCATCACAGTATTACTAGGAACAGCACTGGGATTAGCGCTGAGTGGTCGGTTGCCAGCGCAAATGCAGCAAATTATTACTCAAGGATTGGGGTTGATAACGCTATTTATCGGTTTGACGATGGCCAATAGCCTTACACAAGCGCAGGCGGGGCAAATCGATGGAGTCATCGTGGGGTTATTGGCGATCGTAGTCGGCGGGCTACTGGGCGAATGGTGGCGATTGGAAGAAGGGCTGACCAAAATTGGCAATTGGTTGAAGCGACGATTCAAGGGGAAGGGCAGTTTCACAGAAGGCTTTGTGGCAGCTAGTCTGTTGTTTTGCATTGGCCCCTTAACGTTGATTGGCAGCCTCAATAACGGTCTTACAGGCGACAATACTTTGCTGACGCTGAAAGCGGCTATGGATGGGCTGGCAGCGATCGCTCTCACCAGTAGCTATGGGATTGGCGTCGGTTTCTCAATTCTCGTCATCTTGGTATATCAAGGAGGCTTGTCGTTGCTGGCAGGTAGTTTAGCGCAAACCTTGCCCGATCCGGCGACGGCTCCTCCAGTCTTGCTGTTGACGGGGGTAGGCGGGCTAATGATTCTGGGATTAGGGCTTGGTTTGCTGCAAATTGCTCAAATTCGCGTTGCTTCTTTTTTGCCAGCCCTGTTGCTGTCTCCGGTGCTGTGGTGGCTAGCCGATCGTTTGACGTGA
- a CDS encoding Ycf34 family protein: protein MCICVNCHYVDRCTTYHAVEHQHQQPHLTDSPTFEAVEPTINVNIRQRDDFIEMEWDVVGCLSFEEEVGKWSRLRPGELVPT from the coding sequence ATGTGCATTTGTGTGAACTGCCATTATGTCGATCGCTGTACTACCTATCACGCCGTAGAACATCAGCATCAACAGCCCCATCTTACGGACTCTCCCACTTTTGAAGCAGTTGAACCCACCATCAATGTCAATATTCGTCAGAGGGATGACTTTATTGAAATGGAGTGGGATGTAGTGGGATGTTTGAGCTTTGAAGAAGAAGTGGGCAAGTGGTCGAGGTTGCGCCCAGGTGAGCTAGTGCCGACCTGA
- the psaC gene encoding photosystem I iron-sulfur center protein PsaC — MSHSVKIYDTCIGCTQCVRACPTDVLEMVPWDGCKAGQIASSPRTEDCVGCKRCETACPTDFLSIRVYLGAETTRSMGLAY, encoded by the coding sequence ATGTCTCATTCAGTCAAGATCTACGACACTTGCATTGGATGCACTCAGTGTGTTCGTGCTTGTCCAACAGACGTTTTAGAGATGGTTCCTTGGGATGGCTGTAAAGCCGGGCAGATTGCTTCCTCGCCGCGCACAGAAGATTGCGTAGGCTGCAAGCGGTGCGAAACGGCTTGTCCGACAGACTTCCTCAGCATTCGGGTGTATTTAGGCGCAGAAACAACCCGCAGTATGGGTCTAGCCTACTAA
- a CDS encoding DNA/RNA helicase domain-containing protein: MPPVNQLSFFQPDPQQPTSVAEFAPYGWQGSIVQFLQLLPTDWLDKISSAYQRLYRQRPTATQRQAWLDSAEILQSQLTQFVETRSAAANWTLIFEYELPREGGRRPDLILLAVDQILVIEFKQKRSPSTADLDQVAAYARDLAEYHSASAHHHISAILIPTQCTASSRWQDEVLILNPNDIANYLSQLAANTASIAPINPDAWLSAEYQPLPTIVQAARHIFQHEPLPDIKRARSAGIPDLIAYLNRLVETAAQHHERHLVLITGVPGAGKTLVGLQFVYQAHLQSGDRQAVFLSGNAPLVAVLQYALKSRVFVQAARNFYIDHEVRQRKAPREHLIVFDEAQRAWDAERMAEKYGIQSAAAGTVLSIAERSPNWGVVVGLIGEGQQIHVGEEDGIEQWNQGLMQVQSEWHVHCPPEPAHHFTAVSPDRLHAEPMFNLTTSLRSHLASDVQTWVAHLLSGNFEAATQLMPSLISSGFDAYLTRDLEAAKTYCRDRYVTQSNKRYGLLASSRAHNLSQYGIANDYKATQRVKVGPWYIDPPDSPLSCCAFADVVTEFGCQGLELDLPIIGWGNDLRWQESTWVTTSRQRQVRDPLRLRLNSYRVLLTRGRDGFIVFIPPDANMNQTYEVVRSAGLRLLG, from the coding sequence ATGCCACCAGTCAATCAACTCTCTTTTTTTCAACCTGATCCTCAGCAACCTACCTCTGTTGCTGAGTTTGCCCCCTATGGTTGGCAAGGCTCGATCGTCCAATTTCTCCAACTTTTGCCTACAGATTGGTTGGACAAGATCAGCAGCGCCTACCAACGGCTTTACCGGCAGCGCCCCACCGCAACCCAGCGGCAAGCGTGGCTAGATAGTGCTGAGATTTTACAGTCCCAACTCACTCAATTTGTTGAGACTCGATCGGCCGCGGCCAATTGGACGTTGATCTTTGAGTATGAATTGCCGCGCGAAGGGGGACGCCGACCTGATTTAATTCTCCTCGCGGTTGATCAGATTTTGGTGATTGAGTTTAAGCAAAAACGATCGCCTTCCACAGCGGATCTAGACCAAGTGGCGGCCTATGCCCGTGATTTGGCTGAATATCACAGTGCATCTGCCCATCACCACATCAGCGCAATTCTAATTCCAACCCAGTGCACTGCAAGCAGCCGATGGCAAGACGAGGTATTGATTCTTAATCCCAATGACATTGCCAATTACCTCAGCCAACTGGCCGCAAACACAGCATCGATCGCGCCCATCAATCCTGATGCGTGGCTCAGTGCAGAGTATCAGCCCCTACCGACGATTGTGCAGGCAGCCCGCCATATTTTTCAGCATGAGCCGTTGCCTGACATCAAACGGGCCCGCAGCGCTGGTATTCCTGATCTCATTGCCTATCTGAATCGATTAGTTGAAACAGCGGCACAGCACCACGAACGACATCTAGTATTGATCACGGGGGTGCCGGGGGCAGGCAAAACGTTGGTGGGGCTTCAGTTTGTTTACCAAGCGCATCTGCAATCAGGCGATCGGCAAGCTGTATTTCTATCGGGGAATGCGCCCTTGGTAGCGGTGTTGCAATATGCCCTTAAAAGTCGAGTATTCGTGCAAGCAGCTCGAAATTTTTACATCGACCATGAAGTGCGTCAGCGGAAAGCTCCTCGTGAACATTTGATTGTGTTTGATGAAGCGCAACGAGCCTGGGATGCGGAACGAATGGCGGAGAAGTATGGTATCCAGAGTGCTGCTGCCGGGACAGTCTTAAGCATTGCGGAACGATCGCCCAATTGGGGAGTAGTGGTTGGGCTAATTGGCGAAGGACAACAGATCCATGTGGGCGAAGAAGATGGCATTGAACAGTGGAATCAGGGGTTAATGCAAGTTCAATCAGAGTGGCATGTGCATTGTCCACCTGAACCAGCCCATCACTTTACAGCCGTGTCACCTGATCGCCTCCACGCCGAGCCGATGTTTAATCTAACAACGTCACTGCGCAGCCATCTCGCTAGCGATGTGCAAACGTGGGTAGCTCATCTACTGTCGGGAAACTTTGAGGCAGCAACGCAATTGATGCCATCGCTCATTTCTAGCGGATTTGATGCCTACCTGACTCGCGATCTGGAGGCGGCTAAAACCTACTGTCGCGATCGCTATGTCACACAGTCCAATAAACGCTATGGACTGCTGGCTTCGTCTCGCGCCCACAACCTTAGCCAATACGGCATCGCCAACGACTACAAAGCAACGCAGCGGGTGAAAGTTGGCCCTTGGTATATCGACCCGCCTGATTCGCCGCTTTCCTGTTGCGCCTTCGCAGATGTTGTGACCGAATTTGGTTGTCAGGGATTGGAACTCGATTTGCCAATCATAGGCTGGGGGAATGATTTGCGTTGGCAAGAGTCCACCTGGGTAACAACTTCCCGGCAGCGACAGGTGCGCGACCCCTTGCGGCTACGACTCAACAGCTATCGGGTGCTACTCACTCGTGGTCGTGATGGCTTTATTGTCTTCATCCCACCTGATGCCAATATGAATCAAACCTACGAGGTGGTGCGATCGGCCGGACTGCGACTATTAGGATGA
- a CDS encoding L,D-transpeptidase: MNVREWLCSAIQGVVPHSLASRRGQTQLLLYFWGAIALWLSIHSVPRVAQATDTQATDTLAGIAEEPDATPVAPSQGARSSQLSLRLHPGFSIPELPDIQPILPEAQTMRLVLNLGERRVFVYEGDEVKASYPVAVGKPGWETPPGSYQVISMLQDPGWISPFTGEEIPPGPDNPLGDRWIGFWTDGRNYIGFHGTPNRESVGQAASHGCVRMFNEHIRQLYEMVDMGTPVIVEN, translated from the coding sequence GTGAACGTTCGCGAATGGTTATGTTCAGCAATTCAGGGTGTTGTCCCCCATAGTCTTGCTAGCCGACGGGGGCAAACCCAGTTATTGCTATATTTTTGGGGCGCGATCGCGCTTTGGCTCTCGATCCATTCTGTCCCTAGAGTGGCTCAAGCAACAGATACTCAAGCAACGGATACTCTGGCGGGGATCGCTGAAGAACCAGACGCAACTCCGGTAGCTCCCTCTCAAGGGGCACGATCGTCTCAATTAAGCCTACGCCTCCATCCCGGCTTCTCTATTCCAGAGTTGCCTGACATTCAGCCGATTTTGCCCGAAGCCCAAACCATGCGCTTGGTGCTGAATTTAGGTGAGCGGCGCGTGTTTGTTTATGAAGGAGACGAGGTGAAGGCAAGTTATCCTGTGGCCGTTGGAAAACCCGGTTGGGAGACGCCGCCCGGAAGCTATCAAGTGATTTCGATGCTGCAAGATCCTGGTTGGATCAGCCCCTTCACCGGAGAAGAAATTCCGCCAGGGCCAGATAACCCCTTGGGCGATCGCTGGATCGGCTTCTGGACAGACGGGCGAAATTACATTGGATTTCACGGCACACCTAACCGCGAGTCTGTGGGGCAAGCGGCTTCCCACGGCTGCGTGCGCATGTTTAATGAACACATTCGACAGTTGTACGAGATGGTAGATATGGGAACACCCGTGATTGTGGAAAATTAG
- the acnB gene encoding bifunctional aconitate hydratase 2/2-methylisocitrate dehydratase — protein MLESYRNHVAERSSLHIPPLPLSAEQTSALCELLKDPPVGEEEALLSLLRDRIPPGVDQAAYVKAGFLTALAKGEATSPLVSPKQAVELLGTMMGGYNVQSLVDLLQSDDADLATAAVAALSKTLLVYDAFHDVLELAESGNVYAKQVVDAWANAEWFTCRPQLPESITVTVFKVPGETNTDDLSPAPHATTRPDIPLHATVMLESRMPGALETIAQLKQKGYPVAYVGDVVGTGSSRKSATNSVQWHIGEDIPFVPNKRTGGYVLGGKIAPIFFNTVEDSGGLPIECDVTKMETGDVITIYPYKGEITNDAGEVISTFTLKPDTILDEVRAGGRIPLLIGRTLTDKTRAALGLEPSTVFTRPQMPPDSGKGFTLAQKMVGKACGLPGVRPGTYCEPMMTTVGSQDTTGPMTRDELKELACLGFGADLVMQSFCHTAAYPKPVDVKTHHELPDFITSRGGVSLRPGDGIIHSWLNRMLLPDTVGTGGDSHTRFPLGISFPAGSGLVAFAAALGVMPLDMPESVLVRFKGTLQPGVTLRDIVNAIPYVAIQQGKLTVAKENKQNIYSGKIIEMEGLPDLKLEQAFELTDATAERSAAGCTIKLSPETVAEYLRSNVALLKNMVARGYGDARTILRRVSKMEQWLANPVLMEADVDADYADVIEVDLNQITEPLVAAPNDPDNIKLMSECAGDPIHEVFIGSCMTNIGHYRAAAKVLEGAGPVKGRLWICPPTRMDEKQLREEGYYGIFAAAGARTEMPGCSLCMGNQARVADGVTVFSTSTRNFNNRMGKGAQVYLGSAELAAVCALLGRIPTIEEYMEIITNKLDPFAADLYRYLNFDQIPGFEEEGRVIPLEAMPRIEDVLGMPAIANR, from the coding sequence ATGTTGGAATCCTATCGGAATCATGTTGCAGAGCGATCGTCCCTACACATTCCGCCTTTGCCACTCTCTGCTGAGCAAACGTCAGCTCTATGTGAGCTTTTGAAAGATCCTCCAGTAGGCGAGGAAGAAGCCCTTCTGTCCCTGCTGCGCGATCGGATTCCTCCAGGGGTCGATCAGGCGGCGTATGTGAAAGCCGGATTTTTGACAGCCCTTGCCAAGGGTGAAGCCACCAGTCCCCTAGTGTCACCTAAGCAAGCTGTAGAGCTATTGGGCACGATGATGGGTGGTTACAACGTCCAATCTCTAGTAGATTTGCTGCAATCTGACGATGCAGACTTGGCGACAGCCGCTGTAGCTGCCCTTAGCAAAACGCTGTTGGTGTATGATGCCTTTCACGATGTCCTGGAGCTAGCCGAGAGCGGCAATGTCTATGCTAAACAAGTCGTCGATGCATGGGCTAATGCCGAGTGGTTTACCTGTCGCCCCCAACTGCCTGAATCGATTACTGTCACCGTATTCAAAGTTCCTGGTGAAACCAACACCGACGATCTTTCCCCGGCTCCTCACGCTACCACCCGCCCCGACATTCCCCTACATGCGACTGTAATGCTAGAAAGCCGCATGCCAGGTGCGCTAGAAACGATCGCTCAACTGAAACAGAAGGGCTATCCAGTGGCCTATGTGGGGGATGTTGTAGGGACTGGTTCCTCGCGTAAATCGGCCACGAACTCAGTGCAATGGCACATCGGCGAGGATATTCCGTTTGTGCCCAATAAGCGCACAGGTGGCTATGTACTGGGTGGCAAAATTGCCCCAATTTTCTTCAACACTGTAGAAGATTCAGGCGGGCTGCCGATCGAATGCGATGTGACAAAGATGGAAACAGGGGATGTGATCACGATCTATCCCTATAAGGGCGAAATCACCAACGACGCGGGAGAGGTAATTTCCACCTTCACCCTCAAACCCGATACCATTCTGGATGAAGTGCGCGCAGGTGGTCGCATTCCTCTCTTAATTGGTCGAACGCTGACCGACAAAACTCGCGCCGCCTTGGGATTGGAACCAAGCACCGTCTTCACTCGTCCCCAGATGCCCCCCGATTCTGGAAAGGGCTTCACCCTCGCGCAAAAGATGGTAGGAAAAGCCTGTGGATTGCCGGGCGTGCGTCCGGGCACCTACTGCGAACCAATGATGACAACGGTGGGTTCTCAAGACACCACTGGCCCTATGACTCGCGACGAGTTGAAAGAATTGGCCTGCTTGGGCTTTGGGGCAGATCTAGTCATGCAAAGCTTCTGCCACACAGCAGCCTATCCTAAACCCGTGGATGTCAAAACCCATCATGAATTGCCCGATTTTATTACCTCTCGTGGTGGAGTTTCTCTGCGACCGGGGGATGGCATTATTCACTCTTGGCTGAATCGGATGCTGCTGCCAGATACGGTGGGCACGGGGGGCGATTCCCATACGCGCTTTCCGTTGGGGATTTCTTTTCCGGCGGGATCGGGACTAGTGGCGTTTGCAGCAGCCTTGGGCGTGATGCCGTTAGATATGCCGGAATCAGTACTAGTACGGTTTAAGGGGACGCTGCAACCCGGTGTAACGCTGCGCGATATTGTCAATGCCATTCCCTATGTCGCGATTCAGCAAGGTAAACTCACTGTTGCTAAAGAAAATAAACAAAATATCTATTCGGGAAAAATTATTGAGATGGAAGGCTTACCTGATCTGAAACTAGAGCAAGCCTTTGAACTCACTGATGCAACCGCAGAGCGATCGGCTGCGGGTTGTACTATCAAACTTAGCCCTGAAACCGTGGCGGAATATCTGCGATCGAACGTGGCGTTGCTGAAAAACATGGTGGCACGGGGCTATGGTGATGCTCGAACCATTTTGCGGCGAGTGTCCAAGATGGAGCAATGGCTCGCGAATCCGGTGTTGATGGAAGCCGATGTCGATGCTGACTATGCTGATGTAATTGAAGTCGATCTCAATCAAATCACAGAACCCTTGGTAGCGGCCCCCAATGATCCCGATAACATAAAGCTGATGTCGGAATGTGCAGGCGATCCTATCCATGAAGTCTTCATTGGCTCCTGCATGACTAACATTGGTCACTATCGCGCAGCGGCCAAAGTCTTGGAAGGAGCGGGCCCTGTGAAAGGACGCCTATGGATTTGTCCCCCTACGCGCATGGATGAAAAGCAACTACGCGAAGAAGGCTATTACGGCATTTTTGCTGCCGCTGGGGCCAGAACCGAAATGCCCGGCTGTTCCCTCTGCATGGGCAATCAGGCGCGAGTGGCCGATGGTGTAACGGTGTTTTCGACCTCGACGCGCAACTTTAATAACCGCATGGGCAAAGGTGCACAAGTGTATTTAGGTTCGGCAGAACTGGCGGCTGTGTGTGCCCTTCTGGGACGCATTCCTACGATCGAGGAGTATATGGAGATCATAACCAATAAACTCGATCCGTTTGCCGCCGATCTGTATCGATACCTCAACTTCGATCAAATTCCTGGCTTTGAAGAGGAAGGTCGTGTCATTCCTCTCGAAGCAATGCCCCGAATTGAGGACGTGCTTGGAATGCCAGCCATAGCAAACCGTTAA
- a CDS encoding DUF937 domain-containing protein has translation MALFDQILGALNNPNQQASPDQLSSILGTMQQTSNQQGIDPNTTQAAMSVLGGFVRSALQQQRQTQGRARAEAIVNQFAGTTPSMAAVQALFGMNGQNQVVQAISQRTGIPPQTIQILLPILVPLVLNLLKTGASNSSASATTTTTSRSSSNSVLDSFLDSDGDGQVDVGDALRLAGQFLNQRR, from the coding sequence ATGGCACTCTTTGATCAAATTTTGGGCGCACTTAACAACCCAAATCAGCAAGCCAGCCCCGATCAACTCAGCAGCATTTTGGGAACGATGCAGCAGACATCTAACCAGCAGGGGATTGATCCAAACACTACACAAGCCGCTATGTCGGTCTTAGGGGGATTTGTGCGTTCGGCGTTACAGCAACAACGCCAAACACAAGGGCGAGCAAGAGCCGAGGCGATCGTGAATCAGTTTGCTGGAACGACCCCTAGTATGGCAGCCGTTCAAGCCCTATTTGGTATGAATGGGCAAAATCAAGTCGTTCAGGCGATTTCGCAACGAACAGGTATCCCACCGCAAACAATTCAAATCTTGCTGCCGATCTTAGTACCACTCGTATTAAATTTGTTGAAAACTGGAGCAAGTAATTCTAGTGCCTCTGCTACAACAACAACAACATCTCGTTCAAGTTCTAATTCTGTACTAGATTCATTTTTAGATTCAGATGGAGATGGTCAAGTGGATGTCGGAGACGCACTACGTTTAGCTGGGCAATTCCTCAATCAACGCCGATAA
- a CDS encoding DUF2382 domain-containing protein, producing the protein MHDRHPDPIAPVNSASTSIEPLSHKQIQLLEERLRVNLRKRKVGEIVLRKEIETQIVEIPIRRERLIVEQVGSDHRQLASIDIGKTEFTEAEIAALIHQSDEELNSLPSTPAISVQVAHQLLTDVLSRPGYEQTNIRLSFEDPELQSIYQQWLERHLRPI; encoded by the coding sequence ATGCACGACCGTCATCCAGACCCGATCGCTCCGGTTAATTCTGCTTCCACGTCTATAGAGCCTCTTTCTCACAAACAAATTCAGCTATTAGAAGAGCGGCTGCGTGTAAACTTGCGTAAGCGCAAAGTGGGGGAAATTGTCCTTCGCAAAGAAATTGAAACGCAAATTGTTGAAATTCCAATTCGTCGCGAAAGACTAATTGTTGAACAAGTCGGCTCAGACCACAGACAACTTGCTTCGATCGATATTGGTAAAACTGAATTTACAGAGGCAGAAATTGCCGCTCTCATTCATCAATCCGATGAGGAGTTGAACTCGCTACCGTCAACCCCTGCCATTTCTGTGCAAGTGGCACATCAATTGCTCACTGATGTGCTCAGCAGACCAGGATATGAACAAACAAACATTCGACTTAGCTTTGAAGATCCGGAACTGCAATCAATTTATCAGCAATGGTTAGAGCGTCATTTGAGACCCATTTAA
- a CDS encoding DUF2382 domain-containing protein gives MALYKIRDFYPDYRDLFGDHDILGYDLYSGDEKVGSVDNLLVDEDGKFRYLVIGTGVWIFGKKVLLPIGRARMDYNNRRVYADTLTREQVENLPEFNEDDVIDYDQEERVRGVYRPSAGTTMASGMTSGAVMPPGDVPVDTGAPMGMSAPLTGNTTDRVDDRPLGTTPTYDRDSYRYDYDPDLYTMNEQNHQQLRLYEERLVADKTRHRTGEVRVGKRVETENAHVSVPVERERVVIERNAPTDARATTNLGADAFNEGEVARVEVYEETPDIRKETFVREEVSIRKEVDRETVEADEQLRKERLDIDSEGNPVVRDTNNPLDPRR, from the coding sequence ATGGCACTCTACAAGATCAGAGATTTCTATCCTGACTATCGCGATCTGTTTGGTGATCATGACATTCTAGGGTACGACCTTTATTCAGGAGACGAAAAGGTTGGTTCGGTTGATAATTTGTTAGTAGATGAAGATGGTAAATTCCGTTATCTAGTAATTGGAACAGGCGTTTGGATCTTTGGGAAGAAAGTGTTACTTCCCATTGGTCGGGCGCGTATGGATTACAACAACCGTCGGGTTTATGCTGATACCTTAACCCGCGAGCAGGTAGAAAATTTGCCTGAGTTCAATGAGGATGATGTCATCGATTACGACCAAGAGGAGCGTGTACGGGGCGTTTATCGTCCTTCAGCAGGCACAACGATGGCATCAGGGATGACTTCTGGTGCAGTGATGCCACCAGGAGACGTTCCAGTGGATACTGGTGCACCAATGGGAATGTCTGCACCTTTGACTGGAAACACAACCGATCGAGTAGACGATCGTCCCCTAGGTACCACTCCAACCTACGATCGTGACAGCTACCGCTATGACTACGATCCAGATTTGTACACCATGAACGAGCAAAATCATCAGCAATTGCGGCTGTATGAAGAGCGCTTGGTGGCAGACAAGACTCGGCATCGCACAGGTGAAGTTCGCGTTGGCAAGCGTGTTGAAACTGAAAACGCCCATGTATCTGTACCCGTTGAGCGGGAACGGGTTGTCATTGAGCGTAATGCACCAACGGATGCCAGAGCGACTACAAATCTAGGGGCGGACGCCTTTAATGAAGGTGAAGTTGCGCGTGTAGAGGTCTACGAAGAAACGCCGGATATCCGCAAGGAAACGTTTGTGCGGGAAGAAGTGAGTATACGTAAAGAAGTCGATCGCGAAACTGTGGAAGCCGATGAGCAACTCCGTAAAGAGCGCCTCGATATCGACAGTGAGGGCAATCCGGTTGTGCGAGATACTAACAACCCCTTAGATCCTCGTCGATAG
- a CDS encoding Tab2/Atab2 family RNA-binding protein, whose translation MAIVWELDFYSRPVLDENQKKLWELLVCESPTDIRTNPDSLFRYSEFCASTEVNSVRLRQALEQAIAQAPKPPDRIRFFRRQMNNMITKACEDAGISVYPSRRTLALNRWIQQRLRDVYPTLPNYQASSNPSVNLPASPPQPLPDALRGEKWMLVTLPASALAEMPEWDISFGEAFPLELAEVPPDTAIPGLIIFSSRAMPLAAWMSGLELAFLKLNPEPPAKLVLETGANDAWILANVASAPLQIEAQNFEQAKEKANWVHFVAVQSDPNAESFAGFWLLQELNLLHSA comes from the coding sequence ATGGCTATAGTTTGGGAGTTGGATTTCTACTCGCGCCCAGTGCTGGATGAAAATCAAAAAAAGCTCTGGGAACTACTGGTGTGCGAAAGTCCGACGGATATTCGTACCAATCCTGACTCTTTGTTTCGCTACTCAGAGTTTTGTGCCAGTACCGAGGTCAACTCTGTACGACTGCGGCAAGCTTTGGAGCAGGCGATCGCCCAAGCGCCCAAGCCACCCGATCGCATTCGGTTCTTTCGCCGCCAAATGAACAATATGATCACCAAAGCCTGTGAAGACGCAGGCATTTCGGTCTATCCGAGTCGCCGTACGTTAGCGCTGAACCGTTGGATTCAACAACGACTGCGGGACGTTTATCCCACTCTGCCCAACTACCAAGCCAGCAGTAACCCGTCGGTGAACTTACCTGCTTCTCCACCACAACCGCTACCCGATGCGCTGCGCGGCGAAAAATGGATGTTAGTTACCTTACCTGCCTCTGCACTTGCAGAAATGCCAGAATGGGATATTTCGTTTGGTGAAGCATTTCCTCTAGAATTGGCAGAGGTGCCACCCGATACAGCCATTCCGGGGCTGATTATTTTCTCGTCGCGGGCCATGCCTCTAGCGGCTTGGATGTCGGGATTGGAATTGGCGTTTTTGAAGCTGAACCCTGAGCCGCCAGCCAAGTTAGTGTTGGAAACCGGAGCTAACGATGCCTGGATTTTAGCTAATGTGGCGTCCGCACCCTTGCAAATCGAAGCCCAAAATTTTGAACAAGCCAAGGAAAAAGCAAATTGGGTGCATTTCGTGGCGGTGCAATCAGACCCAAATGCCGAGTCGTTTGCCGGGTTTTGGTTGCTCCAGGAATTGAATCTACTCCATAGTGCATAA